In Indicator indicator isolate 239-I01 chromosome 28, UM_Iind_1.1, whole genome shotgun sequence, the genomic stretch ACTTGCAATGCACAGCAATAAAAAACTAAACATTTCTTTAATACAGTGATGGTATCACTTCCAAGGATATTTACAGACAAGGCTAGAGGTTTATTTTACAGAGGAaggtgctcctgctgctctaaGCTACTCTAGGGACATTACTCTCAGTCAAAGCTCTACCCTGCTTAATGCATGGCACACCCAACAGCAAGGACAGCTGAGCTGGTTCAGTGTTGGCCGAGAAACAATTTTCTTCTACTCAAGGTGAAGGaatgttaaggaaaaaaaatgcatagacTGAATCAAGGGAGCTTAAGCACCAATCCACACAGTGCACTGCTGGAGACTCATCAGGACAACTCCTTGACTCCTCAGCTAGCTCCAGAGCACTTCAGCCACAGTTAGAAGTGTCCTGGATCACAAACAAGGCAACACTTGGTGTGTGCAGACTGGTGCTGTGAGGAAATGGAACAAAGTCTCCATTATTTGACAAGGTGGAGTTTAAGTTAACAAGACAAAGTGTatccaaaaaccccacacatttTGGAGGTATTATTCCTCTAGCACTGCATAGGACATTGAAAAGGttgctcctgctccccacaggaCCTAGATGccaaaggcaaaaaagaaaaaaagggaaaaaaaaggtgattagGTTTTTATCTGATAGGACAGGGAGAAGGCAGAATAAACTTCTGAGCTCAGCCATGCTGCATCATTTGGTGTGTTCATGAATCTCTTGAGGACAAGGTGATAGAAGAGCTTCACtagcctccatcacctcctgggGAAGCTTCACCCTTGGTGCATTCATGAATCtcttgatgagaagctcaaggTGACAGAAGAGCTTTACCAGCCTCCATCACCTTCTGGAAAATCTTTATTCTTGGTGTATCAGTCTCTTGATGAGAAGTTCAAGGTGACAGAAGAGCTTCACCAGCCTCCATCCTCTCCTGGGGAAGCTTTGCCTGTCACAAGTTAACCACAGTggagtttgggttggtttttttttttttttttcactgcatcATTATGAGAAGCTGTTGTTGGGAGTCAAAGCTGTTGCTAAACTCAGTTACTGAGGGAGCTTCTCAGGTCACTGAAGATCAGGCAAATTGGTGGTGGGTTGGGTGAGTTCCACTGGCAGAGATGCTGCACCACTGGTGTATTTCTCTCTTGATGAGAAGGTCAAGCTGACAGAACAACTTCACCaccctccacagcctcctgtggAAGCTTTACCTGTCACATGTTAACCACAGTGGAGTTTGGGAGTTTTAGGTTGATTGActactttggggttttttttctttactgcaTTATTATGAGAAGAGAAACTGGCACTGGGAGTCAAAGTTGGTCCTAACCTCACTTATTGAAGGAGAGAGCCTCTCAGTTCATTGAACATCAGGTAAACTGGTGGTGGGTTTGGTGCTTCCTGCTGGTAAAGGGCTATTGAACCAAAGGCATTGGCAAGTCTAGGAAGTGGTTAGAACTTGGTTAAGAAGAAGAAAGTGGGCTAAGAGACTTAGGAGGATTGGGGATGATATAAATATTAGTGTTTCATCTAATTGCTACATGGTTCATAATGATTACATTTCAAAGTGACTCTCATTGATCCATTTTagccccaggcagccagtgtTACCCTTCTGCTGGTGGGACAGTCAAGAGGTTAGGACTTCCAGACTTCAGGTGACACTAATGCAAGGGCCAATCCCTTTTGTAGGGTTGAAAATTGGCAAAAGCTTCACTCAGCAAGAAATTCAAACCACAAATTGGCAGTTGGATGACCTGCAGCAAGTGGCAGCTCTTGTTAAAGCAGAGCACCACAAGCTGAAGCCTTCTCTACCCTCCCAGACCATttgagaagcagctctgctgttcctGTCCTACCTCTGGGGaactcacagagctgctgggcagaaAGGAGAGGTCCCACTGTATCCTCAAGACTTCACTTCCCTCCCTGTCAGAGGAAGCATGTCCAGCTGCTGATGCTTCAACTGGAGGTTTTCAAACTGCTTTCTCAACTCCCTCTTCCAGATATCCTGCTGTTTATGGAGCATGGAATGGGCTTTGGACTTAAGGAGCTTCTAGAATCTCTGATGTTCTATTTACAGGGCTGTGGACAATGTCTTTCCCCTTTCAGTAAAGTCCTCCAGACTGAAAGGAGCTTCTGCTGTAGAGAAAATGCTTTCAATCTTGAGGCAGCTTTCCTCTAGAACacaggagaatcacagaaggtgcAAGGTCCTTGCAATAACCTCTTGATCCATTCAGGATCtgcaaataagaaaacaaattgTTGAAAGCTGGAGGCAGAGATGAGCACAGGAAGGATGCCTGAGATGGACAAACCAAACAGTCATCCTCAAACAGTTTGTGTACAGTGACCATGCAGGATTTAACTGAGAGGTCAGGGGAATCCAGCTCCATCTCTGGCTTGACATTTGTCCCCACTTCAGCAGGGGACAAAAATACTGGTacaatactggaacaggttgcccagggatgttctTGAGGCTCCTGGAGACATCcaggatcagacttgatgtggcactgagcagcctgctctagttggaggtgcccctgctgactgcaggggggttggacaagatacCCCTGGAGGGTTCTCTCcagcctgatgcaatctgtggaAAACCTGAGGTGAAACAGTCCATGCTCTATCATTCCACACTCACCTAAATATCTGTAGAGGAAATAAGGGTCACCATGCCACAAATTTAGTGTCCTCCTTTCCTCAACTGAAATTAGAGCTCTCACATCATGCACTCCATGGTTCCTGTCTCTTTATTCCCTTCCAATCCCAGGAAATTCAGCCTACAGCCTCTccctgcagaggctggaagTTGTGTGGCTGTTCCTTAGTGCTGACTGGAATacccacacagaatcacagaatggactgggttggaagggagcctccaaggtcctcttgcccaaccccctgcagtcagcagggacacctccaactagagcaggctgcccagggacacatcaaatctgatcttgaatgtctccagggatggggcttcagcCACATCCATggacaaactgttccagtgttcctgcactctcactgtaaagaacttcctcctgatgtccaacctaaagctacCCTAACAAGGAGAGGCAAAGTATCCCTTACACTTTAAGACAAACTTTTAGAGTAGTCTGTGTTTTTTAAGTGTACCAGCTGGgaggaaaacaattttcttgCCTCTTCATCAAACTCTGACAATGCAAAGCCAAAAGGTCCCCCCCAGCCTGTCTCATTGTCTCTGAAGGATGTGCTTATGGCAGGTCTGGGCCCTGTGCCAACTGCTCCATTCCCTGTGCTGGATCAATACAGCTTGCACTGAAAGAGAATGTCACAGACCCTCAGCTCTTGCAGAACTGGATGCTAATAGATTCCACCTGAATTTAAAGTACTTGCTGTAGCTCTCCAGCCCAGGTTCTGTTTCCTCAGCTCTCGTTAAAAGGGAGCATTCCCAAATTAATTCCTGCAGTCATTACTTTGCACTTCAAGTGCGTCACTAGAGCAGGGACACCAACAGGACACTCTGAGAGGCAGAGCATGTAGTACTCCACATGACAACTGCCTGCAAGAGGAAAGCCAGTGAAAATTCCAGGCATTTTGCAGATAAAAATCCAGGACTTCACCATCCTGCCCCTCTGGGCCAGAGGCACAGGGTACCTTCTGGGGTGGGATGGCGTGCGATGCTGTCGTGAAGCAAACACCTCCTGTAGACCAGGCTCTGGCAGGACTGGTAGGTCAGAAAGCACCTGGGAAGGGACAAGAGATTTACCATGAGCTTTGGGCTTTGGTTGGTGTGGTTTGTGTCCTGACTGGTGGCTGGGTTCTGTTCCAAATAGACCTGagagtggtgttctgctcagccATGTTCTATCCCCAGTGCTTTCCGGGAGTGAGGACAGCAATGTTGAGAGCAGCCccgaagaaagagacttgggggtgttgggtgctgagcagctccccaggagccagcagtgccctcatgtagcccagcaggcagctgtgggcggggctgcagccagaggagtgtgggcagcagggcaggagaggggattctgctcctggactctgctgagacctcaccttcAATACTGCCCCCAGGTCTGgagtccccagcaggagaaggacacagagctgttggaaagagtccagaggagaccacaaagatgatccaagggctggatcacctctgctacgagtacaggctgagggagctggggatgttcagcctggagaaggggacactccaggggggaccttagagctgccttccaatagctgaagggatcctacatgAAGACTTTTCTTCCTagcatcaggtgacagaatgagaggaaatgacctcaaattgtggcaggggaggtttaggttggagattaggaaacacttctttgctgcaagagtggtcaaggattggaacaggctgcccagggaggtggtggagtcaccatccctggaggagtacaagaaacctgtggccatggcacctggggacatggtttcatggccatggtggtgttggattgatcgttgggactggatgatctcagtggcattttccaaccaaaagaattccatgattctaacaGGAGGAGGTGTCTGAGTTAAGTATGTTTAAGTCATCAAGGGGAGGACAAAAGCTCTTCCAGGACAGCTCACCTGAGCCAGATGTGTCCGTTGGAGCAGACGGCCTGCTTGCGGTCGGTGAAGGGCAGGATCTCCTTGCACAAGCTGCAGTGCTCAGGGAAAGTCTGCTTGTTCATTTTCTTCAAGATGTGTCCAATCAGCACCTGGGAacacagagcagtcagcctgggtgacagcaggacagctgcctgctggaaggtggacaagaagttatccaggagctggcaatgtgcccttgcagccaaggccaatggtatcctggggtgcatggaggagagtgtggccagcaggttaagggaggttctcctgcccctctactctgccctggtgagaccacacctggagtattgtgtccagttctgggcactccacttcaagagggacagggatacactggagagagtccagtggagggtaTGAGGGATAGCTAAGGGACTGCAAGATTTGtctgacaaggaaaggctgagacccctggggctgtatcatctggagaagggaaggctgagaggggatctgatcaatgtcagtaaatatctgaggggtgggtgtcaagaagggggcaggctcttttcagcggtgtcctgggataggacaaggggcaatggatacaagctggaacccaggaagttctatctgaagatgaggagaaacttttttgctgtgagggtgctggagccctggagcaggctgtccagagaggttgtggagtctccttctctgctgactttcaagccctgcctggatatgttcctgtgtgacctaccctggtgatcctgctttggtagggggttggatttgatgacccctctggaggtcccttccaacccctaacattccatgAAACCTGCTCAGGGTATTGTGGTTTCAAAGTATGATACAGGATGCAGAGATCTGTGCTCTTCCCCAAAGTCAAAGAGATTCAACTTGTCcagatggatgaggccttgagcaatgtgagctggtggaaggtgtccctgcccaggttggacctggatgatctttaaggtcccttccaagccaaaccattctaggattctgtatTAAGCTCCTTGTAAATTTCAAAAGCACTGCTGAAACTGGCATCACACCAACCACACCAGTGGATCATAACAGTGGCTTCAGAGGATGCCCCTGACCACTGCAGCATCACTTTCACATTCTCCTGCCTATCACAGTGGATGTGCTAAAAAATAACCCAACAAACCCTGTTCAGAaattccctggctgctgtcctcAGCAGTCCTCTTGGGAGCAGACACGCCGAGACACTCACACTTCTCTTTCCCACCCCAAAGCTGTCTTTTGTTGAtggaaggggagaaaggagTAACTTGTAACCCCCCCCAGAGCATAGAGGTGCACTTACTCGTGCTGTTCTGTCCTCATAGCCATCATCGGACATTAAGAAGTCACAGACTCCTCTGGTGGGGATACTGGTGTTCTCTGTGATCCATGTGTGCAGGTACACTTCTCCCAACACCCGTTTCATGTGCTCCCGTGTCAAGTGCATTTCTACTGCCTCAATGTGTGCCTGTATTTCAAGAAGCTTTTCTTCCATTGGCTCGCGGCCTCCTACGTCACTGGACTGAGGAAGAGACTCATCTGCAGTGTCATCTACGTCCATACCTTTGCCCGTGTCACACAGGCTCTGCTTGCTGCCTTGTTTAGAAGTTCCTTCCTCTTGGTCATCCTCAGTGCTGCCCATCCCGGGGGAGTCCGATATCAGGATTTTTGCGTCCTCGTGCGAGGGTCTGCACGCGGCCTCGGAGGGAGCTTTCTGCATGGACTGGTACAAAATCCTCAGGAGGAAGAGCTTGAAGCGCCAGAAGTAGGTGGAACCACAGCTCTCAATCTTTTTATCCAGGGCTTCCTGTAAGAACTGAGGAATGTGCTTGTCCTTCAGGATTTTCCAGCGGACAAGATCCGTCAAGTCCACCTGCCGGAAAAGGTTCTGAACAGAGGATTCCAAGAGCTGTGCGGCTGCCTCCTCAAAAGTCTTAAGGGTTACAAACTGAACTTGGTAGTTTTTGTTCACGGGGTGCAGGCCGTTGGTCATGCCCTCTGTGGTGACCACTGCCAAGTAGGCACCACAGGGGCTGACAGCGATCCCGTGAGTCCTGACAGAGCCAAACACTTCCGAGAGCTTAATCAGCTGGTGCTCGAACTTCAGAGCCAGGTCTGTGAAGATGGGGATCAGCTGCCTGACCTTGCCATCGCTGGAGCAGGTGTAGACCGTGCCATTCTGCTTGTCTGCAGTCATGGACACGATGGGCAAGGAGTGCAGTCCTGTCACGTGCGAGTTGTGCACGTTCAGGCCTGCTTTGGATATCAACAGCAGGCACCAAAAGACGTAAGCTCCTCGTGCAGCCACCACCAAGCTACAGCTGCATTTCTGGTAGGGGTGGTAAAGAGGAATGCATTTGATGCTGTGCACTGGCAACTGGTCCATTTCTTGCCACAGGACTACAGGCTGCCTCAGGGTGAAGTAGCCTTTGACTGCTTTGAGGTTGACAGGCAGGATCTTAACAGGCCCGAAAGCGCTGCCCACGATCAGTCCACTCATCTTGCGGTTGTTGTGTTCGTACTCCCACCAGGACAGGACACTGGGAGAGCTTATCCCGGACTCTATGGTGTTGCAAGATGTAATGGATTCCTTACCCAGAAAGGGCAGCTGGAACTGCCAAACCCCAATGCTGCCGTTCTCAAAGAGCACGGCCAGGAGCACGCTGCCCACGTCCCGGCACTCGTTGTTGTGCTTGACCTGCTGGGTGGTGCAGATGCCAGACCACTCCATGCGCACCGGAGCCTGCATGCTGTGCCGCCGCTGGAACTCCGGGAAGTCTGCCAGCTCCCCCCTGGCAGCGTCAGCCTTGGAAAGTTTGTAACCGGCCTCGTACAAACGCTCGCCGTAGAGCTCCGTCAGGTCCACCAGCTGCACCCACTGCAGCCTGTTGAGGTTGGCGTGGATGGTCAGGCGGTTGTCCATGGTTagagctgccagcaggcacCTCCCGTTGGCATCACAGCCCAGCGGTGACCAGCTGGAGTATTTGAAGCCTCGCATGGGTGGCAGCGACTTCCCCTCGGGGTTGAACACTCTGTCCAGCATGAAAGCTTGGCTGACCGTCGGGTCCACCGAGCTGGCAAACTTCTCCCTGCATTCCGCCACCTCCTTTTTTGGACCAACCTAAAAgacaccaaaaagagcttgggtTTAGGAAGACTTTCCAGGAATGGTTTCCCCCTTGAAACAGAGtaagtgtttgggttgggaaagagctttaagatggaatcatggaattgttttggttggaaaaggcctccaagatcatcgaattcaaccatcaacctaagaccaccacagccattaaaccatgtccatgtgttatggaaacatagaatcatagaactgtttgggttggaaaagccctctaagatcacccagtccaaccatcaacccaacaccaccatggccactaagccacatccccaagggccatggccacacatttcttgagtgcctccagggatggtgactccaccacctccctgggtatcatcaagtccaaccattctctaattcaACCATGTCTCTCCGCACCACATCTTTGGACTGcttgagggttgtttttttgttgttgttggggtttttttttgctgtattgACCACCCCTGGAAAACTCAAATTTGGAGAGAAGATTAGATCCTGATCTCCTCCTTGAAAACCGTATTTGGTGCAAAAACATGGATGTGATGAAAGCCTGCTGTTGAAGCTGTTTGAAAGTAAACCAAGTGCAAACTGAGAAaaccataagaaaaaaaaaccctcaagcaGTTCAAAGATGTGGTGGTaaaagacatggtttagcactagacttggtagagttggagaatacccaggaaggtggtggagtcacaacccctggaggtgttcaagaactaTGTGGACAtgacccttcaggacatgggttaatggccacggtggtgttaggctgatggttggacttgatgatcttaaaggtcttttccaaccaaaacatttttatgCTCTTCAAGATTTAAGCTTCACTCTTGGCCTGATTTTGGGTAGTTTTGACTCTCAGctattaaatcacagaatgttaggggtggaagggattgttggagatcaagtccaacccctctgccaaggcagtGTCACCTagagatcacacaggagcacacccaaggctttgaatgtctgcagagatggagactgcaCCACCACAGAGCTTGGTTTCATACTTCTGCTCTACAGTGTGCTTAAAGCTACTTGGCATAACATTCCAACTGGGAAGCACT encodes the following:
- the GTF3C4 gene encoding general transcription factor 3C polypeptide 4, encoding MAAAARGGSPSLAAGEEEPPLGLDSLVEEAAAAAPSAGFRLTAVRREPAVKLQHGVSGLEPLAWSEDHRVSVSTARSIAVLEQLSDVHSGGQEMVIHRTAVPAPSVSCHLKVGPKKEVAECREKFASSVDPTVSQAFMLDRVFNPEGKSLPPMRGFKYSSWSPLGCDANGRCLLAALTMDNRLTIHANLNRLQWVQLVDLTELYGERLYEAGYKLSKADAARGELADFPEFQRRHSMQAPVRMEWSGICTTQQVKHNNECRDVGSVLLAVLFENGSIGVWQFQLPFLGKESITSCNTIESGISSPSVLSWWEYEHNNRKMSGLIVGSAFGPVKILPVNLKAVKGYFTLRQPVVLWQEMDQLPVHSIKCIPLYHPYQKCSCSLVVAARGAYVFWCLLLISKAGLNVHNSHVTGLHSLPIVSMTADKQNGTVYTCSSDGKVRQLIPIFTDLALKFEHQLIKLSEVFGSVRTHGIAVSPCGAYLAVVTTEGMTNGLHPVNKNYQVQFVTLKTFEEAAAQLLESSVQNLFRQVDLTDLVRWKILKDKHIPQFLQEALDKKIESCGSTYFWRFKLFLLRILYQSMQKAPSEAACRPSHEDAKILISDSPGMGSTEDDQEEGTSKQGSKQSLCDTGKGMDVDDTADESLPQSSDVGGREPMEEKLLEIQAHIEAVEMHLTREHMKRVLGEVYLHTWITENTSIPTRGVCDFLMSDDGYEDRTARVLIGHILKKMNKQTFPEHCSLCKEILPFTDRKQAVCSNGHIWLRCFLTYQSCQSLVYRRCLLHDSIARHPTPEDPEWIKRLLQGPCTFCDSPVF